A DNA window from Paenibacillus sp. HWE-109 contains the following coding sequences:
- a CDS encoding carbohydrate ABC transporter permease, producing the protein MKSTRGEKLFYLINYVILTVLALSCLLPLIHVFALSLSGARAIASGEVGMWPVDITLDTYHEVFKGTKIVQSFGNSVLITGVGVALSMLTTVLAAYPLSKNSFYARRFFTLAMVFTMLFNGGIIPTFLVIKGLGLIDSYGALWLPALVSTYNMLIMRTYFEGIPAELEEAARIDGCGEWRLLAQIVLPLSMPVLATLTLFYGVSYWNYFMSVLLYINSTDKYNMTVLVQQMVQNQQLLNELRSPEDTVQLVAEGVKAAAIVLMMIPMLVVYPFVQKFFVKGVMLGAVKG; encoded by the coding sequence ATGAAATCAACGCGTGGCGAGAAACTATTTTATCTGATTAATTATGTGATTCTGACGGTCTTGGCGCTATCGTGTTTGCTTCCGTTAATTCATGTGTTTGCTTTGTCTCTGAGCGGTGCAAGGGCGATCGCCTCTGGGGAAGTAGGCATGTGGCCGGTAGATATTACGCTGGATACGTATCATGAGGTATTTAAAGGGACGAAGATTGTGCAGTCGTTCGGAAACAGTGTCCTCATTACGGGGGTTGGCGTTGCGCTTAGTATGCTGACCACGGTCTTAGCGGCTTATCCGCTGTCCAAAAACTCTTTCTATGCGCGTCGCTTTTTTACGCTGGCGATGGTATTCACGATGTTGTTTAACGGCGGAATTATTCCAACTTTCTTAGTGATTAAAGGCTTAGGGCTGATAGACTCCTATGGCGCACTTTGGCTTCCGGCTTTGGTTAGCACCTATAACATGCTGATTATGCGTACCTATTTCGAAGGCATTCCTGCTGAATTGGAAGAAGCTGCGAGGATAGATGGCTGCGGAGAATGGCGGCTGCTGGCACAAATCGTGCTTCCGCTGTCGATGCCGGTGCTGGCTACGCTGACGCTATTTTACGGAGTATCCTATTGGAATTACTTCATGAGCGTTCTGCTCTATATCAACTCCACAGATAAGTACAATATGACGGTCCTTGTGCAGCAAATGGTGCAAAATCAGCAGCTGCTCAATGAACTCCGTTCCCCTGAGGATACAGTGCAGCTTGTGGCGGAAGGCGTGAAAGCAGCGGCGATTGTCCTCATGATGATTCCGATGCTGGTGGTGTATCCGTTCGTCCAGAAGTTTTTCGTGAAAGGCGTTATGCTCGGCGCTGTGAAGGGCTAG
- a CDS encoding extracellular solute-binding protein, with translation MSNKKKRVVLSVAAALAVTAVVAGCATETKEKTTGETQKPAKRGAITATIYDRGNIPSSEGTIENNKITKWINEAGPTDVKFVPVPRSQSEQKLNTLFASGGAPDLILEYAPQIKNPLIDQKQLRPIDDMIEKYSVEYKALMQKYPALKKAGTGADGKLYQFGRINETIPQRGLFIRTDWLKKLNLQPPKTTEELYQIAKAFTEQDPDGNGKKDTYGIAMSYNSGAILDEMFGVTYPGFIVQNNELVHGWDNIKAVTEFKRKLYSEGLVDKDYLNDKNGSKAKQDFLNGKIGIYMEQFNVPFVFYNDFYLNLKKNVPDAEITVIPYPKTPVGQFNSIFVNPIQMTAVVNSQAKDPEAVMKYVDFASSEKFMKTMYYGFEGVHSKSEANKCTQITDMDKWKTEFNFGAGDFGMLASPTLAGKCYFGTEKLDAKDATQNQVKTMFELNSTFVNFDLPVAGPTHAEQMPQLPKELQLILTNTTKQVGVGEGDIWVKSILTANYTPEQAKQDAIAAWEKAGGKQVDDWYKNFYAKDRDKIILTKDIYDIFKQQRAVQGK, from the coding sequence ATGTCCAACAAGAAGAAACGGGTTGTCCTTTCCGTGGCAGCCGCTTTGGCGGTTACGGCAGTAGTAGCGGGATGTGCAACGGAAACCAAGGAAAAAACAACAGGTGAAACACAGAAACCGGCCAAACGCGGAGCCATTACGGCGACGATTTATGACCGTGGCAATATTCCTTCCAGCGAAGGCACCATTGAAAATAATAAAATAACCAAATGGATTAATGAAGCGGGGCCCACGGATGTCAAATTCGTTCCTGTGCCACGGTCGCAGTCTGAGCAAAAGCTTAATACGCTGTTCGCCAGCGGCGGGGCACCCGATTTAATTCTGGAATATGCACCGCAAATTAAGAATCCATTGATCGACCAGAAGCAGCTGCGCCCAATTGACGACATGATTGAGAAATACAGTGTGGAATATAAAGCGCTGATGCAAAAGTATCCAGCTTTGAAAAAGGCAGGAACCGGGGCTGACGGCAAGCTGTACCAGTTCGGACGCATTAATGAAACGATTCCGCAGCGGGGGCTGTTCATTCGTACGGATTGGTTAAAGAAACTGAACCTTCAGCCGCCCAAAACGACAGAAGAGCTGTACCAAATTGCGAAAGCGTTTACGGAACAGGATCCGGACGGCAATGGCAAGAAGGATACTTACGGCATTGCGATGTCGTACAATTCAGGCGCAATATTGGATGAAATGTTCGGCGTAACGTATCCAGGCTTCATCGTGCAAAACAATGAACTCGTTCACGGGTGGGACAATATTAAGGCGGTTACAGAGTTTAAAAGGAAGCTCTACAGCGAAGGATTGGTTGATAAGGATTACCTCAATGATAAAAATGGTTCGAAAGCAAAGCAGGATTTCCTGAACGGCAAAATCGGCATCTATATGGAGCAATTCAATGTGCCCTTCGTCTTTTATAATGATTTCTATTTGAATTTGAAAAAGAACGTGCCGGATGCGGAGATAACGGTGATTCCATATCCCAAAACTCCAGTCGGTCAATTCAACTCCATCTTCGTCAATCCAATTCAAATGACGGCTGTCGTGAACTCACAAGCGAAGGACCCGGAAGCAGTGATGAAATACGTGGATTTCGCTTCGTCGGAGAAATTCATGAAGACGATGTACTACGGGTTTGAGGGCGTGCACAGCAAATCGGAAGCAAATAAATGTACACAAATCACGGACATGGATAAGTGGAAAACCGAATTCAATTTCGGCGCTGGAGATTTTGGAATGCTGGCTTCGCCGACTTTGGCTGGCAAATGCTACTTTGGCACAGAGAAGCTGGACGCGAAGGATGCGACTCAGAATCAAGTGAAGACGATGTTCGAGCTGAACTCGACGTTCGTTAATTTTGATCTGCCTGTGGCTGGACCGACGCATGCGGAGCAAATGCCGCAGCTGCCTAAGGAGCTGCAGCTGATTCTAACGAACACAACGAAACAAGTAGGTGTAGGGGAAGGCGATATTTGGGTGAAGTCGATCCTGACAGCCAATTATACACCGGAACAAGCGAAACAAGATGCGATTGCGGCTTGGGAGAAAGCAGGCGGGAAACAGGTGGACGACTGGTATAAGAACTTCTATGCCAAAGATCGCGACAAAATCATTTTGACCAAGGATATTTATGATATTTTCAAACAACAGCGCGCCGTTCAAGGGAAGTAG
- a CDS encoding sensor histidine kinase has product MKPKHVLQYIHQHFKVKLIATLSVIIIVCSLVTGYVSYRIYLNLFETEISKQYLNTSEQSIGQIGSKIQDMYRITDFIFFHPLVEQIVQNMHAEPAAGESKAFKTYLLERDLSDILLPLKNETQQIRALYIVDLEGNNYYFSHTNPSFQITFPDFYTKVKSGLKSTQAEIVWQRMKIPDFSEPSGEKSSLVAARLLKSTKQQTVYGMLILIIDESFLEDPMKPLMAGRTTGAYLYDQYNQLLYSREPDSKEAFIPQWENREGTFIQRNHGNEYLFVKSKYEPRSFTLVSGISLADIKAKGRRVYQVAIISGLVSVLLMAVSVSFFSGRLLKPLHMLVKGMQQLRKGNLQVEIVTTSKDEFAFLAESFNTMVANIQSLIQEVYVSKLSEKEAELKALQAQLNPHFLHNALNSIYWKIILLYDDAETASLVTSLSELLKYSLASISTPSTLQDELAQVRNYITIQEARHGENLYVHIEVEEELTDYRMQRLLLQPIVENVFVHAFRDQTDNKRLMIRAYRHEANMHIEIEDNGCGIHPDTIRTLQEDQTIYDPQRERESIGVRNVMRRIDLVHGGEPYKLEIKGLEQGTLMRLILPCEARHAVKGVTLDESNSSG; this is encoded by the coding sequence ATGAAACCAAAGCATGTTCTCCAATACATTCATCAGCATTTCAAAGTGAAATTAATCGCAACGCTGTCTGTGATTATTATCGTATGCTCCTTGGTGACGGGATACGTTTCGTATAGGATCTATTTGAATCTGTTTGAGACGGAGATCAGCAAGCAATATTTGAATACGAGTGAACAATCGATCGGTCAGATCGGGTCGAAAATCCAAGATATGTACCGGATCACGGATTTTATTTTCTTTCACCCGCTGGTCGAGCAGATCGTTCAGAACATGCATGCCGAGCCAGCGGCAGGAGAGAGCAAGGCTTTCAAAACTTATCTGCTGGAACGGGATTTATCGGACATTCTGCTCCCCCTCAAAAATGAAACACAACAAATCAGAGCACTGTACATCGTTGATTTGGAGGGGAACAATTATTACTTCAGCCATACGAATCCCTCTTTTCAAATTACGTTTCCTGACTTCTACACGAAGGTAAAAAGCGGTTTGAAAAGCACGCAGGCCGAGATTGTGTGGCAGCGGATGAAGATTCCTGACTTCTCGGAGCCCTCTGGGGAGAAAAGCAGTCTGGTTGCTGCAAGGCTGCTCAAATCGACGAAGCAGCAAACCGTCTATGGCATGCTGATCCTGATCATTGATGAGTCGTTCCTGGAGGATCCTATGAAGCCGCTGATGGCTGGTCGGACCACAGGCGCTTACTTGTACGACCAGTATAATCAACTGCTCTACAGCCGGGAACCGGACAGCAAGGAAGCCTTTATTCCACAATGGGAGAATCGGGAAGGTACGTTTATTCAGAGGAACCACGGGAATGAGTATCTATTTGTGAAAAGCAAATACGAGCCGAGATCATTCACGCTTGTGAGCGGCATATCGCTCGCTGACATCAAAGCAAAAGGACGAAGGGTGTATCAAGTCGCAATCATCTCCGGTCTCGTCAGTGTCCTCCTCATGGCGGTCAGTGTCTCGTTCTTCAGCGGCAGACTGCTCAAGCCTCTGCACATGCTCGTGAAGGGCATGCAGCAGTTGCGCAAAGGGAATCTCCAGGTGGAGATTGTGACCACTTCGAAGGATGAGTTTGCCTTCTTAGCGGAGAGCTTCAATACGATGGTAGCGAACATCCAATCGCTCATTCAGGAAGTGTATGTCAGTAAGCTGAGTGAAAAAGAGGCCGAGCTTAAGGCGCTTCAAGCGCAGTTGAACCCGCATTTTTTGCATAATGCCCTGAATTCAATTTATTGGAAAATCATTCTTCTTTACGATGATGCAGAGACGGCGTCTCTCGTCACCAGTCTCTCGGAACTGCTCAAGTACTCGCTGGCCTCCATTTCGACGCCGAGCACACTGCAGGATGAGCTGGCTCAGGTTCGCAACTATATTACGATTCAGGAAGCAAGGCACGGGGAAAATCTTTATGTCCATATAGAAGTTGAAGAGGAGTTAACGGACTACCGAATGCAGCGACTGCTGCTGCAGCCTATAGTAGAGAATGTGTTTGTTCATGCCTTCCGTGATCAGACGGACAACAAACGCTTGATGATTCGAGCCTATCGGCACGAGGCTAATATGCATATCGAAATCGAGGACAATGGCTGCGGAATTCACCCGGATACCATTCGCACGCTGCAGGAAGATCAGACGATCTATGATCCGCAGCGGGAACGGGAGAGCATAGGTGTTCGCAATGTGATGAGACGTATTGATCTGGTGCATGGCGGCGAGCCGTACAAGTTGGAGATTAAGGGTTTGGAGCAGGGAACGCTCATGAGATTAATTTTACCGTGCGAAGCTAGGCATGCCGTCAAAGGAGTGACGTTGGATGAATCAAATTCTTCTGGTTGA
- a CDS encoding ABC transporter permease, with amino-acid sequence MGVWKIDKKRLNQNIPLLVMFVPVVLFFLIFKYLPMFGLMIAFKDYNFTDGVLHSPWVGLNNFITLFHQSQTLNIIRNTLVLSLLSLIFGFPVPIILAILLNEVRRMWFKKFVQTVVYLPHFLSWVVVGGLVLTIFSMESSAINHWIERRFGEPYPFLYNPGSWIAVFVASGVWKEMGFNAIIYLAALSSIDPSLYESAAIDGAGKLKQIWHVTLPGIQTTIVLLVILAIGKVMDVGFDPVFNLQNNVVSSVSEVISTYVYRVGVQQGQFSLTSAMGLFESVVSFLLVLSANGIARKFKQGLW; translated from the coding sequence ATGGGTGTTTGGAAAATCGACAAAAAAAGGTTAAATCAAAATATACCTTTGCTGGTGATGTTTGTTCCCGTCGTGTTATTTTTTCTCATTTTCAAATATCTCCCGATGTTTGGACTGATGATCGCTTTTAAGGATTACAACTTCACGGACGGCGTACTGCACAGCCCTTGGGTGGGCTTGAATAATTTCATTACGCTGTTTCACCAGTCGCAAACGCTCAATATTATTCGCAATACGCTGGTGCTCAGCTTGCTCAGTCTTATCTTCGGCTTTCCAGTGCCGATTATTTTGGCGATATTGCTGAATGAAGTGCGCAGAATGTGGTTCAAGAAATTCGTGCAGACGGTTGTCTATTTGCCGCATTTTCTTTCGTGGGTTGTGGTAGGCGGGCTCGTGCTCACGATATTTTCGATGGAGTCGAGCGCCATCAACCATTGGATTGAGCGGCGCTTCGGGGAGCCGTACCCATTCCTCTATAATCCAGGTTCCTGGATTGCTGTATTTGTTGCCTCAGGCGTATGGAAGGAGATGGGGTTCAACGCCATCATTTACTTGGCTGCATTGAGCTCCATTGACCCCAGCTTGTATGAATCTGCTGCTATTGACGGGGCAGGTAAGCTGAAACAGATTTGGCATGTCACTTTACCGGGCATACAGACTACCATCGTGCTGCTCGTTATTTTGGCCATTGGCAAAGTCATGGATGTCGGATTCGATCCGGTGTTTAACTTGCAGAATAACGTCGTCAGCAGTGTCTCCGAAGTTATCAGCACGTATGTGTACCGGGTTGGCGTACAGCAGGGGCAGTTCAGCTTGACTTCGGCTATGGGGTTGTTCGAGTCGGTCGTTTCTTTCCTTCTGGTGCTGTCGGCGAATGGGATTGCCCGGAAATTTAAGCAGGGACTTTGGTAG
- a CDS encoding response regulator transcription factor, producing the protein MNQILLVEDEPLFRKGLAKMISGSGTDWHVCGEAENGQEAECLIEQTQPDLVITDIRMPLMDGLELLKRTKSKFPGIEFIVITGFQDFQYAQTALRYGALDLLIKPCSQQDIYDALAKVEVLLLEKQARLRKAQNEHQLLLEHTLRGIFLRFPYRTEVLAELEQSYTGSKLILFQIMDYHPAHKQYAKSDVPLLQFAVLNIISELVNQHGITGKLLLIEYGRIALVMRDAGDADQASAAASETIQRLLGLSVVSYPAGVIADITKLADLYEAGLDVGKVERNQDDRSGVDSPISGARQQLISAQIVAYIVAGQVDLLKQYLAQWMEEVRGMPPANRPIEALSLSFALQDTARKQFELEQDSSTLTDRIGMLHACANMAEIEAWMHAEIDRFLGNFDKWQEKYSGNAIQKAARYMEDHYAEALPLQLVASHVHLNVTYFSHLFKKVTGRSFIDYLIELRMEKAKQLLSNTDLKITDVSGMIGYDLPNYFAKLFKQTTGLSPKDYRKLHQK; encoded by the coding sequence ATGAATCAAATTCTTCTGGTTGAGGATGAGCCTCTCTTCCGCAAAGGGCTAGCCAAGATGATCAGCGGCTCTGGAACCGACTGGCACGTATGCGGAGAAGCGGAGAACGGTCAAGAAGCGGAATGCTTGATTGAACAAACCCAGCCGGATTTGGTGATAACGGATATTCGAATGCCTTTAATGGATGGTTTAGAGCTGCTGAAACGTACGAAAAGCAAGTTCCCGGGAATTGAATTTATTGTCATCACGGGCTTCCAAGACTTTCAGTATGCTCAGACTGCTTTGCGCTACGGTGCCCTCGATTTATTGATTAAGCCATGCAGCCAACAGGATATTTATGACGCGTTAGCGAAGGTAGAGGTCCTTCTGCTTGAGAAGCAAGCAAGGCTCCGCAAAGCGCAGAATGAGCACCAATTGCTGCTGGAACATACATTAAGGGGGATTTTCCTGCGATTTCCCTATCGCACAGAAGTCCTTGCAGAACTGGAACAGAGTTATACGGGCTCCAAGCTTATTTTATTTCAAATTATGGACTACCATCCTGCTCATAAGCAGTATGCCAAAAGTGACGTTCCTTTGCTGCAATTTGCGGTCTTGAATATTATCAGTGAATTGGTGAATCAACACGGGATAACGGGCAAGCTGCTGCTCATTGAATACGGGCGGATCGCCCTTGTGATGAGGGATGCAGGTGATGCGGACCAAGCTAGTGCGGCTGCCAGCGAGACGATTCAGCGTCTACTGGGACTTTCGGTTGTTTCTTATCCCGCTGGGGTCATTGCGGATATCACGAAGCTGGCCGATTTGTATGAGGCCGGGCTGGATGTGGGCAAAGTGGAGCGGAACCAAGATGACCGTTCCGGTGTAGATTCGCCGATAAGCGGAGCTCGCCAGCAGCTCATCAGCGCTCAGATTGTCGCCTATATCGTAGCTGGGCAAGTGGATTTGCTGAAACAATACTTGGCGCAATGGATGGAGGAAGTTCGCGGAATGCCGCCGGCCAATCGGCCGATTGAGGCTTTGTCACTGAGCTTTGCTTTGCAGGATACCGCCCGCAAGCAGTTTGAGTTGGAGCAGGATTCTTCTACTCTAACAGATCGGATTGGCATGCTGCATGCCTGCGCGAACATGGCAGAAATCGAGGCTTGGATGCATGCGGAGATTGACCGATTCTTGGGCAACTTTGATAAATGGCAGGAGAAATACAGCGGGAATGCGATCCAGAAGGCGGCCCGGTATATGGAAGATCACTATGCAGAGGCGCTGCCCTTGCAGCTCGTGGCCTCTCATGTGCATTTGAATGTTACGTATTTCAGTCATTTGTTCAAAAAGGTAACAGGGCGCAGCTTCATCGATTATTTGATCGAATTGCGCATGGAGAAAGCCAAACAGCTGCTGTCCAATACGGATTTGAAAATAACGGATGTATCGGGGATGATCGGCTATGATTTGCCGAATTATTTTGCCAAACTGTTTAAGCAAACGACAGGGCTATCGCCAAAGGATTACCGCAAGCTGCATCAAAAATAA
- a CDS encoding glycoside hydrolase family 130 protein — MPVSGTLTSNPCILRHPNNPILTSQDVPYKPALVFNAGVTKFQGQYVMMFRNDYGNAEDETLFPINTTNLGLAYSKDGVDWQVQDKPVFGLEDEEIIRTYDPRLTVIDGRCYLCFAVDTKHGVRGGVAVTDDFASFEILSLSAPDNRNMVLFPERIGGKYVRLERPFPVYGKGGKDSFDMWISDSPDLKYWGNTELLMGLEHVPYANDKIGPGAPPVKTAQGWLTTFHAVDIDASRGKNGWEPSWKKRYSAGIMLLDLDNPYKIIGVCPEPLLAPEVSYETGGGFRNDVIFPGGMILEEDGEVKIYYGAADTVECLATAHVDDLIRLCLPK, encoded by the coding sequence ATGCCAGTAAGTGGAACGTTAACGTCAAACCCGTGCATCCTGCGTCATCCGAATAATCCTATTCTGACTTCTCAGGATGTGCCTTATAAACCAGCCCTTGTTTTCAACGCGGGGGTAACCAAATTCCAGGGGCAGTATGTCATGATGTTCCGTAATGATTACGGAAATGCTGAAGACGAAACACTGTTCCCGATAAATACAACGAATCTGGGGCTTGCCTACAGCAAGGACGGCGTTGATTGGCAGGTGCAGGACAAACCGGTCTTCGGCCTTGAGGACGAAGAGATTATTAGAACGTACGACCCGCGCCTGACCGTTATTGACGGGCGCTGCTATCTTTGTTTTGCTGTAGATACGAAGCATGGTGTGCGAGGCGGGGTTGCTGTGACCGATGACTTCGCGAGCTTCGAGATTCTCAGCTTGTCGGCGCCGGACAACCGCAATATGGTCCTGTTTCCCGAACGGATCGGCGGCAAATACGTACGTTTGGAACGCCCCTTCCCCGTCTACGGGAAAGGGGGCAAGGACAGCTTCGACATGTGGATTTCGGATTCTCCCGACTTGAAATACTGGGGTAATACTGAACTGCTCATGGGCTTGGAGCACGTTCCGTATGCCAATGACAAGATCGGACCCGGAGCGCCGCCGGTCAAAACCGCCCAAGGCTGGCTGACTACGTTCCATGCGGTCGATATTGACGCATCCCGAGGCAAGAACGGCTGGGAGCCGTCTTGGAAGAAGCGCTATTCAGCAGGTATCATGCTGCTGGATTTGGATAATCCGTACAAGATTATCGGCGTATGCCCTGAGCCTTTGCTCGCACCTGAAGTCAGCTACGAGACGGGTGGCGGGTTCCGCAATGATGTCATTTTCCCCGGCGGGATGATTCTGGAGGAGGATGGCGAGGTCAAGATCTATTATGGAGCGGCCGACACGGTAGAGTGTCTCGCAACCGCTCATGTGGATGATTTGATCCGACTGTGTTTACCTAAATAG